The Pontibacillus yanchengensis region AAAAGCCTTCGTTTGAGTACTTCCTTCCGCTACATGCTTTATGACTTTCTCTGCAAGAAGCTCATCCTGCTTTGATGACCAACTATCAATACGCCCTTTTCTTTTTGTACCCTTCCCCACTCTACTCACCTCGTATTTAATTTGACTATTTACAGATTTGACAGATTAACAGAATAATATACTTAAAATATTCGATACTATTAAAAAATGCCCCCAATAAGGAGGCATTACTTTGTTGTAATTAGGATTGATTGTTAAACCTAGAGGAGGTTGAGAGAATCATTACAAAGAGAATGATCGGCATTGAATATAGGATATAGAAACTCTTAATTTCTATAAAGTATTGTATAAACCAATCTCCAAAATAGGACCATATTGGAAGTATCCCTATAAAAGCAATAACCGCAATTTCAAAGCGTAGAAAGCTGTATAAGGATAAAAGCACTGCTACTATAAGAAACATAAAGAATACTATATAACTTCCTCCCATATCATTGGCCCCTCCCTTTCTAATGCACTCATTACGAGTTAATTAGCATATACTTTAATTTCACTCTTCTCTTGAACAATTTTAATGTCATCCATAATATCGTATTGATTAAAGTCCTCTTCACCTATTTCCAGCTTATTTTCTCCATTATGGCTATCTATAACTATATAATAGCTGTTGTTTTCCTCGTATTTATCCAATACCTTTCTTTCCATCGTTAAGCTCTCAATAACAGTAGAGTCTTTCGGCATATAATTAATATATAATAAGGCCGTGATCACCAAAAGCACTCCTATCAAGCCTAACTTAATTTTCATAGTACATTCCTCTTTTCTATTTATGTTAATCTCGCCCTCTACTACCTTTTGTTCAAATCTTAAACAATTGCTTGATAGTAGTTTAATACCGTATCTAAGTTTTGAGATGTTTGTACAACTTTGTCGTCCGAATTACCATACTCCTCAGCAAGTTTGTACATTTTGGTTCTTAACTCTTTTATTTGGAATTCTAGAATTCTTTTTTGCTGGTTTTCACTATGTTCATTACTTTGTTTAATTTGTTCTATTAACGTATCTTTATTTTGGATTTCAGAAAAAGGAATAACAGGGAGCCCTTCATCACCTTGAGTTTCAATAGGAACTATATCTCCCTTATCTAAGGATGGATAAAAAACGGAACCTTCTGTTAGTTCACAAAAATATATAGAACCTTTCGAAACATCTGATACGACACATTCCATAACCTTCGCTTTAACATGTTCACCTAGTCTTTTTTTATAATCTTTATTGGATAAAGGGATGATAATCTTGATTTGTACTTCTTTAAACATGTGAATCACCTTATTTCATAGTTTTATTTAGCTGTGATATTAAAAACGAATACACGTCATTTGGTCTCTGGAAACATTCATGGAGGTAACTTCCTTCAATTGATTCAATTTCATAAAGTTCAGCTGGATTAAGTGAAATATTATAA contains the following coding sequences:
- a CDS encoding aspartyl-phosphate phosphatase Spo0E family protein, encoding MFKEVQIKIIIPLSNKDYKKRLGEHVKAKVMECVVSDVSKGSIYFCELTEGSVFYPSLDKGDIVPIETQGDEGLPVIPFSEIQNKDTLIEQIKQSNEHSENQQKRILEFQIKELRTKMYKLAEEYGNSDDKVVQTSQNLDTVLNYYQAIV